In uncultured Bacteroides sp., one genomic interval encodes:
- a CDS encoding AAA family ATPase codes for MERLYEQFRRLIERTDTTFVRYLHDQVIWDNRLTAIVGARGVGKTTLLLQHIKLYNDLQDTIYINADDIYFSENKLFDFASTFYKNGGKHLYIDEVHKYSSWSKELKMMYDYFPDMQVIFTGSSILDIYRGSDDLSRRALTYHLEGMSFREYLNISLGLQLSAYSLEDIVANKVQIPSIEHPLPLFKDYLERGYYPFYKEPDYFERLRNVIGLTLETDIPTFANMNISTARKLKQLLFIISQSAPFKPNLSKIGEMLDVHRNQVTDFLFYLEKAGIIAQLRNATKGIRLLGKIEKIYLGNTNLIYAIGEGNPDIGNIRETIFFNQMKVRNNILASDKSDFSIADYTFEVGGKNKTKKQISDIQNAYVVKDDIEFGYMGTIPLWAFGFNY; via the coding sequence ATGGAAAGGCTATACGAACAATTCAGAAGACTCATAGAACGTACGGATACCACCTTTGTGCGTTATTTGCATGATCAGGTAATCTGGGATAACCGTTTGACCGCAATTGTTGGAGCACGTGGCGTTGGAAAAACAACATTATTGCTGCAACATATAAAGTTGTATAATGATCTTCAGGATACCATTTATATAAATGCCGATGACATCTATTTTTCAGAGAACAAGTTATTCGACTTTGCCTCCACCTTTTACAAAAATGGTGGAAAGCATCTATATATTGATGAGGTACATAAGTACAGTAGCTGGTCAAAAGAACTGAAAATGATGTATGATTACTTCCCCGATATGCAGGTAATATTTACAGGTTCATCTATTTTGGATATTTATCGTGGGAGTGATGATCTTAGCCGCCGAGCTCTTACATATCATTTGGAGGGAATGTCATTTCGGGAATACCTGAATATTTCTCTTGGGTTACAACTTTCGGCATATAGTTTAGAAGATATAGTTGCAAATAAGGTTCAAATACCTAGCATTGAACATCCTCTTCCTCTTTTCAAGGACTATCTTGAAAGGGGATACTATCCTTTTTATAAGGAACCTGATTATTTTGAAAGATTACGAAACGTTATTGGTCTGACATTGGAAACAGATATACCAACATTCGCCAATATGAATATATCAACAGCACGCAAACTGAAACAGCTACTATTTATTATTTCGCAAAGTGCTCCCTTCAAACCCAATTTATCAAAGATTGGCGAGATGCTTGATGTGCATCGTAATCAAGTTACTGATTTTTTGTTCTATCTGGAGAAGGCTGGCATTATTGCCCAATTAAGAAATGCAACCAAAGGTATTCGTTTGCTGGGGAAAATTGAGAAAATCTATCTTGGTAACACTAATTTAATTTACGCAATAGGAGAAGGTAATCCCGATATAGGCAATATTCGTGAGACTATATTCTTCAACCAGATGAAAGTTAGGAATAACATTCTGGCTTCTGACAAGTCCGATTTCAGCATTGCTGATTACACCTTTGAAGTGGGAGGAAAAAATAAAACCAAAAAACAAATTTCTGATATTCAGAATGCTTATGTAGTAAAAGATGATATTGAATTTGGATACATGGGAACTATTCCTTTATGGGCTTTTGGGTTTAACTACTAG